atacttgaaactgcatcttactcgacatatctgtatatcacagaatacttatcgagttatactctttacttcactaccttattcaataatccataaaaactaagtatggatttcaactacaacatataagtattcataactacgtgatgacactcaaattctatacttcatatgcgaaattctattctaaattgtaattaatttataaacacgtctctaatagtactgcaattgtaataataaacgcgtagttctaattttctaaactaatttactactatgtaactaaagtatcattaaactcctacttaaatggttctactatagcactaattaaattaaattactctataataccaatggaaaatacataagctaaatgtactaacctgcagatcacaagtgcgcaatccggcagggcttcgccgcttcccttctcctcacccctatttttttctggatttttggtggaatttttgggctcaaatgaggagggaacgAGAGTACAATGCTTATATAGGAGGGGAagggccggtcgcccgaggggggtgacaggccccctgtcgcgCCTGTGTGTGGGGCCCCCGGTCGCTCGGGGGGGCACCCCCCTTCCACACGTGCgcccccggccagggacctcgttgcaaatttgtagaaaaaaattacatttagagcctgtcgcccccataggacgaccggggtatatttttgaaattttctgaaacggtatatatttttgaaattttgatttttttaaatataaaaaagaaaaaagcgccgtGTTGGAAAGAAGCGGAAAGTGGATTGGGCCTTCATTGCGTTACGATCTGGGCCTGTCTCTGTTTTTCGTAGGCCTTATAGGCCCTGCTTTGTTTGGGTCAAAGGCTTTAAAGGCCCTGCTTTGTTTGGGTTAGTAGTTAGCAGTTTCGTGGAATGTAATAAAAAAGTTATTTTGTGGAActtaataaaaaattatttcgtggaatgttttcaattttttttccgtTTATTAGTATTACAAGGCGACGTGCTCTCTCTCCCCCTGGTGGTTTTCAGCTAGTACACCACTTGCACGAATGCTTCTGCTCAGATCGAACAAAAAACACAAAAGAAACGATGTCTAGACTAGACCTGATGCCCCCCCAACTGCGTATGATCCGCGACGTATACGCCGCTGCATTTAATTTCTAGATGGATTGCTGGAAGGTAATGTCCCTTGGGTCAAATAATAAACTAGTGAAGGAGCATCGAGGAGCATATGTGTAGTGTGTTTGGCCAGGATGCACGCGAAGCTTCCAGCTACGAGTGCATCCTGTTTGCTTCGCAAGCGGCGAATTCCCTTGTGAAGAATATGCAACGAGGTGCCGCGCCGGCGCTGGCAACCTACCCCCGTGTCCGTGTGCCAGGTTGGGTCACGGCTAGGTTCGAGCCTTCGAGGTTGTTTGCTTCGCGGGGCCAAACGGCCGCGATTGGCCCGGGTGCGACGACGCGCTTCACCTCAGCGATGAGAAAACCGAGTGGCCGTGTCGTTTCTCTGCGCGATCGTCTGTGCTCTGCCCATGATCACTTCACTGATGCGGTCATGCTACGCCACTTTATTACTCCCTCCGCTATCGTTTTAGTTCGATTCGATATATGCAGAGATTTTGTTatgcatataaatatatattatgCCTAAGTGTATAGTAAAATCGATCTACATATCTAGACAAGCCAAAACAATTAATAATTTAGGATAGAGAAAGTATAAGATAATTTTTCGTAGCCCTACAATTATCTACATGTtggttttatttgtttggttTTTCTAAATTTAGATTTTGCACTGCAGCTACATTGTTTGTTACATGGTCTATTCGTCTAGAATTTTTCATACCCTTTTTATTGAGCTTTCTCACAAAATAGCACACAGTAGCCCTGTAACCGTGGTAACCCTAACCTAGTATCATCATGTGACTTGGGAACTAACTCGTGCTCAATCTTTCGGTGGAACTCTGTTTCGCTGAAACTCATCCGTTCAGCTCATACGCATTGTTGTCAGTAATaaggctgaccacagcggagggagcaagagcaaatttgctccctcctcgtttcccacgccctctctgtctacagtgccaaacagtgtatctacagtgtcaaacagtgtatttgctccttcatttgcttCTTCCACTGTGGACAGTCTAAGTACCTCATATTTACTCTTTTCACCCTTTGTGCtaaaaaagaatgcatatctATGCAACTGTGAGTCTGATTAGTTTGATGCCAGTTTTTGTTGAGCCAAAATCGTGACAAGCCAAGATAAGTGTTGGCAAGAAATTTAGGTATTTGTTTGATTAttgctaagagcatctccaagaactCTTGTATCCGTGACTAGCTAAAATCCTAATTTAGCTATTATGTAAAATAAAATAGTTAGTAAAAAAGTGATGAAATCCAACAGCTTCTCTAAATCCAACCCGCCCTCCACTGCTCCTCCCAGTCATCTCGTGCTCCTCTAGCTCCGGCTCGCACCACACATTGTACTCCTCCAGCTCCGACGGCGTAGGGAGACCCGGCAGCGGAGGGACGTGGCGTAGGCGGGGGAGGCCCGGCGGCGGAGAAACACGGCGTAGGGGGGGAGGCCCGGCGGAGGGACGCGATGGAGGCGTGGGAGGCCCGACGGAGGGACATGGCGCGGGTGGGGGAGGCCCTAAGGAGGGGAATCCCTACCTGGGAGCGCGGGAGGGTGGCGCCGGAGTGGGATGGGGAGCGCCACACACTAGACAAAGATCCCTAGCAGAGACGGAAGGATACAAAACAAGGATAGATGGCGAGCCAGTTGCAGTAGCTATTGGATGAcgtttttttctcttctttttcttttttgagctAGCACACACCATATACAAGAGCTCTCGGAGATGCTCAAAAACATGGCAACTAATATTTTTCCCTTTATAAAAGTTTAAAAAGTTTCTAGTAACTTGCCATTGATTTAACCAACTGGTAGCTAAATTTTATTGGTAAACTTCGATTTTGGCTTGGCAAAGATTGATATCCAACCAATCGAGCTCTATTTGACAATTACTTGTCAAGTAAATAGCCAAAATTGACATCGGTGGAAGTGTGCAATAGGCATGTTATTCGTGTGCACATAAATGTGCTATCTTacgtcattataaaaataatccaGTAGCCAATACAGTTTTGCTTGAAAAAAATTAAGGATAAGATAATTTATGGTCTTTCCACGTTGATGGTACTTTTTGGGAACATTCGACAAATCTTATCCAAGAAAGTGGACTTACACTGACTTGACCTAAGTGATCGGTCAGAGTATCCGAGTATGCTTACCTAACCTATTACACTTTTTGTACGAGATCTCACACGAGAACTCGCGAGAAGCCGAGAACAAAGATCATATCCACCTACCTTTTTAAGGAATCTTTCGGGTCCCACTATTTTGCCTTATTCAGTTCCTGCGACATCACCACATCACTGTCTCGACAAGTAAGAACACGAGTCTCGTGTCAACGGGGCCGAGAACCGTGACTCACATGGTCCCCCTCGCCGCTGCAGGCCGGTccgccgcgcggcggccgccggagccACACCGAGAGGGCGCGATCGCCGCCGGGCCGGGCGCCGCAGAGGATCGGATCGGCTCGCCGGCCGGTCGCGGCAGGCTTTGCGTGAACGCCTCTGCCTCGCTCGCTCCGTCCCACACGATCTCCGCATAGTCTCGTGTTGACTTGGACGGAGATGCTTCGTTGAGCTGCGTCCGAGAGGAGGGATCCCATtggcgcgtcggcgtcggcgagcgGAGCCACGGAGAGTGGATTCTCTCGTTCTCGGGGGTGGCGCGCGCGATCCGAGGGAAAAAGAAGGGCGCCTGCGGGCATATCCGCCTTGGATATTCGTTGCCCCAAGCGGATTATGCTTGGAATCTTCCGTGCCCTGGGCCGTGTGGTGACCTGGCCTTTTGGACGTGGTGCATGTGGAGCCTCGAACGTGTCAAGCGTACCCGGTGTCATGCACAGCTTATTATTTCCTGATGTCTTTTCTCTATGCATTCTCTCAAGAGTACTTATTGTAaccctgcaaaaaaaaaaggagtagTTATTGTAAGGCACTGTATTTTTGCTCCAATAAAATACTGGGTAGTTCTTGTGGTGATTATTGCTGTTACCGGTAAAGTTTAGTGTATTGCTTGCAAACTGTGGTGGAAAATCTCTTCAAAGAACCGTGCTGCTGGGAAATTAAATAGCACCGGCTTGCGGCAGCTCATCTTGAAAATAAAGTCAATGGGTACCTAGCTACATCGTTGATTGGACGACCAGTGAGAGAGTTGCACACGGTCTGAACTTTTATCTGCTCAACTTGCCTGATTAAGAAATGCATCTTATCTTTTAAATCCAAGCAATAATGCAGATTGTCATTTTCATCATTTCATGGTCCACATGCAATGCCAAAGCATTTGATTAATCACCATCAACGATGATGATGGTGTCAGGAGGAGGAGATCTCGGCGCGATATTTCGTGGTAGACTCCCTATATCAATTGGGTGTTATTTTAAGAGTAGGATATCCATATTCATACCCATAGAAGTATTCAACGACGAGAAAACGGCATCGTTCTGAGTTGTCAAGCCCCAAGTTAAGCTTTCGGACAAATCTGCAAGCTAATGAAGCCAACCAGTTATATTAGAAACTAAGAAGCCACTATCCTCTTTTTATCAGCGGCTGGTTTGGCACATTGGACTGCCATGAATACAACATATTTTAATGAGCTAGGACATGCAACGCCAACTATGGATCCTATTTGACATTGCGTGTTTTCTAAAGGCACTTATTTATTTAAGTTCATGTTAATATTTAGTTGATAGCATGTTTTGTTGAGCCAgatcaagaaaaaaattatgGCACCAATAAGTAAATGTTTTCTCTACTTATTTGTATTAACATATCGCCTAAGGTGGCGACAGAAGCCGGGTGGCACCCTGCAGGTTGTGAGTTCGAACGCCCCCCCTCGCTATGCTCGCCACGAGGCATGGCCCTCTCGAGCATGGGCCAGGATTCGAGGGTTTTTCCGCAGCCGGGAGAAACTAGGTTGCTTCCTCTGAATGAAAAATGGTGAGGTCTGTCAACCCCCCCTCGCGTTCTTTTGTATTAACATATCAAAGGCATCATGTGATAGATACGTAGAAGAAAATTACTAGAATAGGGAGGTTCAATTATAATGCTCTTGCTCTTCCGCAAAGTCCAAGGGTCATATTTATAACAAATTAGAGACAAATTTGCCAAAAATCCAAACACAAATCTATGTAGAATAAGGACAAACATTTCTCTCATAAGGAAATATTTCGGTGCATGTCTTTATCTGCCCACCATGATAGTTCGTGCACCCGATGTTTTTGAACTTTATTTTCGCTTGGCTTCGTGTTCATCCCTAGGAATTACAGCAAGCCAAAGTTTAAAAATGCTGCTCCCCACACAATTAATTTTATTCTTTCCCATTAGCCATTGCCCATTTGTCATTCTCGGGGTACCCAATACAATTTCTCTCCCACCATCCAAACCCATCCAAAGTAGTGATGAAGGCGCGCGTCGCATAAAACCGCCACGAAGCGCGGGAATATTATGACCTTCCCCATCACCACCCGCGCATTGGAGTGCCACGAATACAACATCAACATATTTTAATGAGCTAGGACATGCAACGCCCCAACTAGGTATCCATTTTGACATTGCTTGTTTTTTAAAGTCACTTATTTATTTAAATTCATGCTAATGTTTAGTTGATAGCATGTTTTGTTGAGgcaaatgaagaaaaaaaaattatgacaccaATAAGTAAATGTTTCCCTAGTTAATTGTATTAACAAATCGAAGGCATCACGTGATAGATATGTAGAAGAAAATTACTACAATATGGATGTTCAGTTATAATgctcttattttctttttctcttgcgCAAAGTCCAAGGGTCATATTTAtaacattttttctttttttcactaGAGGAGGCAATAGAGTGCCCTCTCGGTGCCGGTGTGGGGGATCGAACCTCGATCGCGCACTGGGGCCTGGCTCCATGAGCCACAACTGAAGTCAGATTTGTCGAAAGTTCAAAACCTAAATCTATATGTGGAATATGGGCAAACATTTCTCTCGATAAGAAAATACTTTGGTGTGCATGTCTTCACTTGCCTACCATGCTAGCTCGTGCACCCGATGTTTTTGAACTTTTTTgttttcgcttagcttcatgttCATCCTAAGGAATTACAGCAAGCCAAATTTTAAAAATGCTTGCCTCCACAAAATTAAATTTATTCTTTCCCATTAGCCATTGTCCATTTATCATCCTTACCCAATATAATTTCTCTCCCACCATCCAAACCCATCCAAAGAAACCATCCAAACCCATCCTAAGAAGTGACGCAGGCGCGCGTTGCATAAAACCGCCACGGCGCGATATATCGTCGTCGGGAATATTCTGACCTTCCCCATCACCACCCGCGCATATCCCCGGTCGTCCTCCTCTGCATCCACCCCGCTATTTATCTCGCCTCCTCTCCGGCCTCCCCCACACCCGCATTCCATTCCACCACGAATTTCCCCACCAATTCGATTCCAATTCTGGTCTCTCCCACTTGCCACAATGAAGTTCGGCAAGAGCCTGAACAACCAGATCGTGGAGACGCTGCCCGAGTGGCGCGACAAGTTCCTGTCCTACAAGGACCTCAAGAAGCGGCTGAAGCGgatcggcgccggcgacgcggacggcgagcggcggagcaaGCGCCAGCGCgtgggggacggcggcggctccccgCCGGCGATGACCGCGGAGGAGTCCGGGTTCGTCGCCCTCCTCGACGCCGAGCTCGACAAGTTCAACGCCTTCTTCctcgagaaggaggaggagtacGTCATCCGGCAGAAGGTAATTTGCTGGACCGCCACCGATTCCATCGATCCAATTCTTCTCATatcgttttcttttcttctccgcGAACATCGGTCTGATTTCGTGTGGCGGGTCGGGTTGATGAGGGGATGCAGGAGCTGCAGGACAGGGCAGTGAGCGCGGCGGAGACGGGGTCGGCGGAGGAGCTGCTGCGGGTGCGGAAGGAGATCGTCGACTTCCACGGCGAGATGGTGCTGCTCGAGAACTACAGCGCGCTCAACTACACCGGTGAGCACGCCCTCCTCCCCTGTTCGTGGTTGCAGCTTGTTGTGTCTCTGTGTGTGTTTTTAGATCTGAAGTGGGCTAAGTTAGCCACGTGGTGCTTTTTCCGTGTCGAGATCTGGAATATTCTATGGTATCGTATCACATGCCATCTCTATATGGTTTAAAATGATGTGGTCAATCTTTACTACTTTAAAAGTAAAGTGCACGTGAGaatttttattaatttatttaaaatatatattaatCTAATAAGTTTGAGTTGCGCCCCAGTGGGGCGCAGAGGAATATGAACATGATCAGTGAGGAACATGAACATGAACAGTCATGTACTCATTGATCCTTGTGACCATCACAGTATCACTATGTCCCAAATTTTTGAGCTCCCCATTTCATTTGTAAGGCCAGAGCATTATTGAATATGAACGATCAGGGGCCATGGTTGAACATTATCAGTGCCTTTTGCAATATGggagttcaatttttttttttaaaaacaatCATCTATGGACCACAACGAGTCGCGTGATAAGAAGGTGTGGCTTCCACTAAAGTTGTGGGATTCCAACAGTACATATCAACATGGAAATATTGGATTGAAAGTGGGACGAACACTAGACAAAGAACACTATTTCGAATCTTTTAACTAGACACTTAGGATCTACTCACATATACAAGAATCGATTATTTATTGCAATATGTATAAGCAATAGCAATACACTTTTCATATCTTTACCCATACATTTGCAAACGTTCTGTAGAAAATTCTGACAACATTGGAGCTCTGAGTGCACATAGCTTGGgctctcaatttttttttctctcgaacCACTGGCTCTCAGTTTTCAGTATCCTCTtggaataaaaagaaaaagggtcAGCAGAATGGTTCTGTTTCCTTTGGTGAAGAATTGCTTTGTTATTCTGGACTAGGGACCAGAGGGCATTCTGGTTATATACATGTAAAATATAAACCCCTTTTTCATTTCAGAAGTTCTAGTAAGGTTACTCATCCCTAAAAGCTAGGTAGGTTCCTACATACACAGTCTTAGCAGATTTCCATTCTTTTCCCTCCTACATTTTAATGTGCAACAATGTGCGGTTCTATTTGTATCTCTAGTTGTGAActtgaggaaaaaaaaagctacAAGTTGCTCTGCCAGTTCGTTCTGTACTAGTGTACTGCCGATTGCCGTTATGCTGATGAAGCTGCCCTCTCTTTAACCAGGACTGGTCAAGATCCTCAAGAAGTACGACAAGAGGACCGGTGCGCTGATCCGGCTGCCCTTCATCCAGAACGTGATGCAGGAGCCTTTCTTCACCACCGACCTCCTGTACAAGCTCGTGAAGGAGTGCGAGGCGATGCTGGAGCAGCTCCTGCCGAGGAGCCAGCCGCCCGCGCTGCCGAGCGACGACGGGAGGGAGgacagcgacggcgacgacaaGCCTGTGGCTGCCGCCGGCTCGTCGCTGGccaacggcggcagcggggcccTGGAGCTGGAGGAGATCGAGGACATGGAGAGCACGTACATGAAGAGCACCGTGGCCGCGCTCAGGTCGCTCAGGGAGATCCGGAGCGGGAGCTCCACGGTGAGCGCCTTCTCCCTGCCGCCGTTGCACGGCGCCAATGGGCATGTGGAGGAGCCGGAGCAGCGCTGACGGCCTGCTGCCGTTTGCGTGGATCAAATGACGCAGGGCTGTACCGGCAAATTCGAGGGCCCTGTGCGAAACAATGGACTGGGCCCTAGTGGCCTAGTGCAGGATCGCGAATACCAAGCGATAGCAGCCGGCAAGCGCGATAAGCGCAATGTGCTGTGTGAAAGCACAAATGTtagaagtcacacgtgtgactggcAGTTAAATCACCACAAGAGGtctaataactatttttttgttcgggaataatttcttttattgctggaacaattgttattgtttgagcaacaaaatttttttccaaaaaagttTGTTTTAGCAACAAAGTATTGAGGGGCCTGGTTTATTAGGCCGATTTTAGGTTCAAAATATGGAATCCTGGAGAAGTTGTGGTGCTGTGATAGGTCCACTCGAGATCACACACCTGACTCCGAGTAGCACCCATGTAAAAGGAAGTGATACGCCTACAATGATTTATCTTTTAGGAGCAATTTGGGCCATATTTTGCTACAAATTGGATCAATAATTAACTAAATTAAAGTATTTGCATGACTATATCTAATATTTTGGGGGCCCTTCAAATTCGGaggccctgtgcggtcgcacggcccGCACGTGCTTAGATACGGGCCTGAATGACGGAGCAGTATTTAACAGCCAATCAGCATATACTTTTTTCTGATagtaaatcagcaccagccacgaGCCAAACAGAGTGCATGTGTAAAATGCTTCTTTGCTCAATGCTCAGAGAAGATTTTCTTACTTCGGTTCAGTGCCATGTACCCAGCGATTGTTGAAGGATTCAAATATCGATTTGACGCTACATCCATTGTGAGCTTACTGACAGGCAAGCGGCCTCCCTCCGTGCAATGCGCCAGTGGTGGAGAAGAGCTACACAACGTAATTTCCGTCTATAGGAATACACGAGCGTAACGCGGTACGAACATAAGAAAGTAAcacatccaggagaagagcaagAGGGCTGGGGTTCAAGGGAAGAACGGATCATGTGCTCCTATGCCGTTAGGTGCTCCCGTACTCCCAATTTGAAATAAATACATCAAAATTTGCACGAAAAAAGCAAACCAAAATATGTATGTCTAGATGACGCAAGGTTACATGTTCTTGTAAACTTTGAGTTTAAACAAAATCTTGTGCAGTTAAAAACAAAAAGGACAAAATCATAATGCAATTGATGCAGGTTGTGGATCCCATATGAACAGTACACCAGACCCAATTGCATGTTTattgtcttttttttatttatccttGCACAAAAATTTGTTCAAGATCAAGCTTTGCTTGAACATGTGACAATGCACATTTTCCTGCATTTTTAAAAATGGGAGCATTGGAGTACTGGATCTGTTCTCGTCAGGCGGGAACAGTTAAGGGAAAACGCATTACTGCATGTGAAACCATATCCATACAGAACAATACAAGACGCTCCCAAACAAACAAACCCAGCAAAAACATGGCATGTAACATAAAACTGACTGCCTCAGGACAGTCCAAGTTATTAATGTAATTCAATAAGTGAGCTAGCACAACAACAACGTAATACATCGACAGATCTACCGAAGTGTAGCTATCATACAAAACATTGGACAACACACCCATCCGTCATAACATGTATATTGTACAACACACCCCCTCCGTCATACGGTCATGCTTCTGATGGTCATCTCTTTCAGTGTGGTCACAGATCTGTGGAACAACTTTAGGCTACGTCCAACTTTATcctgaaaagaaaacaaatgtaTTAAATTTTATGTACAAAAATAATCACACTTAAACATGGTTTCCTTTTAAAGTCCAGTAATTATTGAAGGATTAAATATATATTGATCTCATGGTACAAAATAGCAGTCATATTGACATGTCCAGAATTGTGGAAGCTTATAACTGAAAACAGAGTGAACATAACATGGCAAACTACTTGGTCCTTAGAGCAATAGTAACAATATAAATTTATGTGAATTTCATACCTCTTTAAAATGTTCAAGCCTCTCCAGTACAGGAAGAAGTTCATCAGAAAATGAAGAAAGATCTTTTGCACAAGCCCTGCAAATGCAGAGAAAAATGTTGGTTTTCTAATGTAATAAGAACAGAATCGTGAGATATACAGCCTTTATTTACGCTAATAATAAGCATTCTTACTCGTCCTGGAAATGAACAAGGAGAATGGTAATGGCACATTCCGCTATCTGAAGCAGAAGGGTTATAAGCTGATCTCGGTTCCCAGCCATGCAGGACAAATCTATCATTGCAATGTACCTCCTGCAAATAAAGAAACGTGTTACCCAATAGGATTATAACTAGACAAAAGCAGCAAGTATTAGAACCAAGAATATTGCAAAGGTAACCTTTTACGGATGTTATCATTGGGAGAGATGCAATCTTGCTTCATACATAATTTTATTATCTCATCGACCTCTTTTCTGGATAACTCATTCAAGTCACGAACCTAAACAACAAAATCAGACAAAGTTAGCTATCCAGGAAAAAGTATGAATGAACTACCTCAGAATTCCTGATAATATCAACCATTTCAATCAATTCTGGATCTGTATTCCAAGTCAGGTTACCATGCATAACTCATTTTCTCCATACTTCAATATTCCATTCAAAAGAAAATCCACAAGTAAATTTGTGAACATGCAGGTCAGAAACAGCAATACCTTGTTTAATAGCATATATTTTTCTTCAGCTACTCTTTCTAGGGCTAGTGTTATTGAATTCAGAAGATCAGAAACCATTTGTAGTGTTGGTTGTTGTTGGTCATTATTATAGTCATACGAAACCTGCAAAACCAAGGTGTTGGGAAGACGTTAGTGTCAATGTCAAAGTTTTGACAAAAGAACTAATCCCTCTACCCCTTCATTTGTGCTGCCTGAATGTTTCTTTTAAGAAAAAATCAACTTACAACGTACCAGAACCAAACTACAagttttcctccctctctctttcttttttcatttGCAGAAGGTAGGTTTAAAATACTACTCACCTGAAATCGCATGTTCTTCTTTGTGGCCAGAACATACAGGTAAGATATAAGGCTGAAGCAAAGACCAAACACTACGAATTCTGACTTCTGATTCTGGTAAGCAGCAACATGTAGAAGTATTAAAAAAAAGACATGTGGATGCATAAAGTCATCATTATAATATGTCTATTATAAAGAGGTCTAGGCTCACCTCGATCATGTTTGGCGATTGCATAAAATTCAGAGACCCAAAGTCAAGGCTAAAAAGAGAATGCATCAAGGCAAATAAATCTTGGATATAGCTGCATTCCTCATTTTCCTCATATGCCCACACCTACAAAGTTATTAGCACTTGTGATCCAATAAAACAGATTAAGAGTGACCACAATCAAATAAGGAGTGAACAGTAAACCTTGCTGAGAATAGAAACCACCAAGCTAAGCCGTTCCAATGTGAACAAATTAGCCCCGGAAATGTTCTCCCTTAAAATGCTATTAAAAACCGACTGATGCCGCTTTGCGAAGTCCACTATCTCTCGTACAATTTTGTTCCTCACCTGAAGTTACACGATTCAAAAGGCCAGATTCTTAAAATGTCGGTACTATACAGCAGTAAAGATATGTGGTATCCAGTTTTGATAACTATACACATAAAAAAATAGTGTTTCCTCTTAGTTGAGTGCTTGTTGTAATGTTAAATTACTTTTACTGCAGAATCAGCAATGAACCACAGATAAAAGTTTTTACTCATTGATGTTCTCCCTTTTAATCACACAATTGAATGGGCACCATACTGCCACCCAAAATCAGCTAACCTCAAGAAAATCAGCAGAGTCCACAAGTGATGTAAAAGAGGTGACTATTCGCAGTACGGGTGCAATAAGTGACTTCTTCTTGTCAATTTCACCAGCCCGTTCTTTTATGATATTGGAGATTGGCCTTGAATTTCCCTGATAGTATACAAAATTGTAAGTGTGAATTCATAAAAACATGTAGTTACATTTGCAAACAAAGGCCACCTTTTTTTGCACACCCATGAGGTTGCATGATGAAAGGCTTTGTAAAACACCCATGGACAACAAAATCTGAGAGCCTTGTTTGCCATACTGGTGACTTATTCTCAGCAGTAATGAGAACTGAGCATCGACAGTGCAAAGCCGCTGTGAAGATTCTGCTGTGAGTGATGAATCCTGAAAAACACCCATAAAACTGATGACACCACATATCAGGGTAAAATGCTAGACACAGTGACACCAGATATCAGGAATTCTCTAGGCAGACCCTTTTTTATATTTTGGAGCGATATTCATCGTATTATAGGTCATCTTTAGCATATGCGTGTACTGCAATACATGGCAAAGGAAAATCTATGTCCATGTTTCATAAAACAAGACAAACAGTTGTTTGTGCGCTGTCTTTCAGGAAAAAAAACGAAGTGAGCATAAGTCCATAATTAAAGTTCAAGAAACTATGAATATGCTCAAATAAAGTTTATCAATCAAATATGTATCCATTTCAGGCAAGTTCCAATATCCAAATACCTAGTATAGCAGGAAAAATATATTCAGTCTCATAGTAAATTAAACATTACACTTAATTATTCAAGttaaagaataaaaaaaataatttttttttggaatttttttcccAATATAGCTATGCTCGTTACAACAAAGCATAAAGCTACGCACATACGTATAGCTCAGATAAATATAACAATGGAAAAGGCCCAAATCACATTTGATTATGACAGGAAACCTAAATCATATTCCAATCATTTGAAATAGGATACTAAATCAATAGATAAAACTGTTAGCTATGCATCCCTATTTGGAACAAGAGAATCAAAACTAGCAACCCCCCTAGATAATTTCAACTTCAAAGCCATATTCTCCTTCCCACCATCTACAGGAATAGCAGTCCCAACTAAAACATCTTAGCCTGCACTGTGCAAGTCTTACAAGGTTGCCTATGTCAGTTCTATAATTTTCCTTATTTTGGCATTACCCACCCAAGTGTTCACAATAAGAA
This window of the Panicum virgatum strain AP13 chromosome 1K, P.virgatum_v5, whole genome shotgun sequence genome carries:
- the LOC120682006 gene encoding SPX domain-containing protein 1-like; this translates as MKFGKSLNNQIVETLPEWRDKFLSYKDLKKRLKRIGAGDADGERRSKRQRVGDGGGSPPAMTAEESGFVALLDAELDKFNAFFLEKEEEYVIRQKELQDRAVSAAETGSAEELLRVRKEIVDFHGEMVLLENYSALNYTGLVKILKKYDKRTGALIRLPFIQNVMQEPFFTTDLLYKLVKECEAMLEQLLPRSQPPALPSDDGREDSDGDDKPVAAAGSSLANGGSGALELEEIEDMESTYMKSTVAALRSLREIRSGSSTVSAFSLPPLHGANGHVEEPEQR